A genomic window from Candidatus Nealsonbacteria bacterium includes:
- the ftsH gene encoding ATP-dependent zinc metalloprotease FtsH, giving the protein MKNLIKKFGIFILIIIVLSGVFSLFSQEFQTIKQITLSQLVNEINQGNVKKIIVGYDDKLEVVFKDDSKAESTKEKETGLSQSLLNLGLKSESLNKIDIDPKKESGMSLWIGPLILILPIIVIFIFLFITLQRAKTGAMEAFSFTKAHPRIFLGGSQKEKTTLKDVGGLKEAKEELKEIVDFLKNSKKFLKIGARIPRGVLLMGHPGTGKTLLARAVASEAGVPFFSISGSEFIELFVGVGAGRVRSLFATARKHQPSIIFIDELDAIGRIRGSGIGGGHDEREQTLNQILVELDGFEQEATCIVMSATNRPDVLDPALLRPGRFDRRIVLDLPDINEREEILRIHCRKKPLTADVNLREIAERTPGFSGADLANVINEAAILAARKDKEQIYQTEVLESIEKVLLGPERKSHILSKKEKEIAAFHEAGHALVSALSPHTEPIRKISIIARGMAAGYTLTTPSEDRKIRTKSEFLSELAVLLGGYVAEIIKFKEITTGATNDIEKASDLARKLVKEYGMSPLGPVSFGKKEELVFLGKEIGEQRNYSEKIAIQIDNEVAKLIKEAEVKAKKIINKNKKLLSKIAETLVEKETIEKEDFEKIIGRKMKKK; this is encoded by the coding sequence ATGAAAAACTTAATCAAAAAATTTGGCATTTTTATTTTAATAATAATAGTCTTGTCGGGCGTTTTTTCTCTTTTTTCCCAAGAATTCCAAACGATAAAACAAATCACGCTTAGCCAGCTGGTCAATGAAATCAATCAGGGCAATGTTAAAAAAATAATCGTTGGCTATGACGACAAGCTTGAGGTTGTCTTTAAGGACGACTCCAAGGCCGAATCAACAAAAGAAAAAGAAACCGGGCTTTCCCAGTCTCTTTTAAATCTTGGATTAAAATCTGAAAGCTTAAATAAAATAGATATTGACCCGAAAAAAGAATCAGGAATGTCCTTATGGATAGGACCGCTTATTTTAATATTACCCATTATTGTTATTTTTATATTCTTATTTATCACGCTCCAAAGAGCAAAAACCGGAGCAATGGAGGCCTTCAGTTTTACCAAGGCTCATCCCCGAATTTTTTTGGGAGGAAGCCAAAAAGAAAAAACTACCCTAAAAGATGTCGGAGGATTGAAAGAAGCTAAAGAGGAACTGAAAGAAATCGTTGATTTTTTAAAAAACTCTAAAAAATTTTTAAAAATAGGAGCTCGGATTCCAAGAGGAGTTTTATTGATGGGACACCCCGGTACCGGAAAAACCCTATTGGCCAGAGCGGTAGCCAGCGAAGCCGGCGTTCCTTTTTTCTCAATTTCCGGTTCGGAATTTATTGAATTATTTGTGGGCGTGGGAGCCGGTCGGGTCAGAAGCCTTTTTGCAACCGCCAGAAAACACCAGCCCAGCATCATCTTTATTGACGAATTAGACGCAATTGGCAGAATCCGGGGTTCCGGAATCGGCGGCGGCCACGATGAAAGAGAGCAAACTTTAAATCAAATTTTGGTGGAACTGGACGGCTTTGAACAAGAAGCAACCTGTATTGTAATGTCAGCAACCAACCGACCCGATGTTTTAGACCCCGCCCTTTTAAGGCCGGGAAGATTTGACAGAAGAATAGTTTTGGATTTACCCGATATCAATGAAAGAGAAGAAATTTTAAGAATCCATTGCCGAAAAAAACCTTTAACCGCTGATGTCAATCTCAGGGAAATAGCTGAGCGAACTCCGGGATTCTCGGGAGCAGATTTGGCTAATGTAATCAACGAAGCGGCGATTTTAGCCGCTCGAAAAGACAAAGAACAAATTTATCAGACAGAAGTGTTGGAGTCCATTGAAAAAGTGCTTTTGGGGCCGGAAAGAAAAAGCCATATTTTATCAAAAAAAGAAAAAGAAATTGCCGCTTTCCATGAGGCAGGCCACGCTTTAGTTTCTGCCCTGTCTCCTCACACGGAGCCTATCCGGAAAATTTCAATAATAGCCAGGGGCATGGCCGCTGGTTACACGTTAACAACTCCAAGCGAAGACAGAAAAATAAGAACTAAATCCGAATTCCTTTCTGAGCTCGCGGTTTTGCTCGGAGGATATGTAGCTGAAATTATTAAATTCAAAGAAATAACCACCGGAGCCACCAATGACATAGAGAAGGCCTCCGATTTGGCCCGAAAATTGGTTAAAGAGTACGGAATGTCTCCCTTAGGGCCCGTTTCTTTCGGAAAAAAAGAGGAATTGGTTTTTCTTGGAAAAGAAATCGGAGAACAAAGAAATTATTCGGAAAAAATAGCAATTCAAATTGACAACGAAGTGGCGAAACTAATAAAAGAAGCTGAAGTCAAAGCCAAAAAAATTATTAATAAGAATAAAAAACTATTAAGTAAAATTGCCGAAACCTTAGTGGAGAAAGAAACAATCGAGAAAGAGGACTTTGAAAAAATTATCGGAAGAAAGATGAAAAAGAAATAG
- a CDS encoding S1 RNA-binding domain-containing protein, which produces MKNIIQDKDSIQPPRLGEVVEGNVVGTGKSAVYLDLGPIGTGIIYGKEFKEAKTILKDLKIGEKILAKVVGLETEEGFFELSLREANQEVTWKKIEELKEKGESITISILGANKGGLLSQVFNVPAFLPVSQLSSENYPRVEDRDPGKILKELQKFLGKEMKVKVLDFLAKENKLILSEKAESGEKIKDALKNYNKEDIVDGEITAVLNFGVFIKFKKENSPILEGLIHISELDWKLIEDPNEIVKVGQKVKAKIINIEKDRVFLSLKALKEDPWKTVEKNLKKGDKTKGQVLKFKPFGALVQITPEIQGLIHISEFGSQKKMEETLEIGKKYDFKISLIDPIEHKMILELSA; this is translated from the coding sequence ATGAAAAACATTATCCAGGACAAAGATTCGATTCAACCTCCCCGTTTGGGAGAAGTGGTTGAGGGAAACGTTGTCGGAACCGGAAAATCAGCCGTTTATTTAGATTTGGGACCGATAGGCACCGGCATTATTTACGGAAAAGAATTTAAAGAGGCCAAAACAATTTTAAAAGATTTAAAAATCGGAGAAAAAATTTTGGCAAAAGTAGTCGGACTGGAAACCGAAGAAGGTTTCTTTGAGCTTTCTTTAAGAGAGGCTAATCAAGAAGTAACTTGGAAAAAAATTGAAGAATTGAAAGAGAAAGGAGAATCTATTACAATAAGTATTCTGGGAGCGAATAAGGGAGGCCTTTTGTCCCAGGTTTTTAATGTACCCGCTTTCTTGCCGGTCTCTCAGTTGTCTTCGGAAAACTATCCCAGGGTTGAAGACCGGGATCCGGGAAAAATATTAAAAGAACTCCAAAAATTTTTAGGCAAAGAAATGAAGGTCAAGGTTTTGGATTTTTTAGCCAAAGAAAATAAACTCATTCTTTCAGAAAAAGCTGAAAGCGGAGAGAAAATAAAAGACGCCTTAAAAAATTATAATAAAGAAGATATCGTTGACGGAGAAATAACCGCGGTTTTAAATTTCGGAGTTTTTATAAAGTTTAAAAAGGAAAACTCCCCGATTTTGGAAGGATTAATTCATATTTCGGAACTTGATTGGAAATTGATTGAAGACCCTAATGAAATAGTTAAGGTCGGCCAGAAAGTCAAGGCCAAAATCATTAATATTGAAAAAGACAGGGTTTTTTTATCTTTAAAAGCCCTGAAAGAAGATCCCTGGAAAACTGTGGAAAAAAATTTAAAAAAAGGAGATAAAACAAAAGGGCAGGTTTTAAAATTTAAACCATTCGGCGCCCTTGTTCAAATTACTCCGGAAATTCAGGGATTAATCCATATTTCGGAATTCGGCTCTCAAAAGAAAATGGAAGAAACTTTGGAAATCGGCAAAAAATACGATTTTAAAATTTCCCTTATCGACCCGATTGAACACAAAATGATTTTAGAGCTCTCGGCTTAA